A stretch of Acidovorax sp. RAC01 DNA encodes these proteins:
- a CDS encoding sensor histidine kinase, translating into MNWIDIPTVLLVLGLLYLMAPAITWAVLAQDRSPSAAFWCAGGLLFGLGIFIASFANRLPAIIGVFLTNVLFWASCALRIQSLRWDLREPLAWRWLWVPIGMAALFTSITHWGLGWYVMRASVNTALLAAGMAYIALLALRLGRQERSRNAFFLACIYLALVMALIVRLVEILLHPGGNPLPVARPATTALIALTGLLTAVAGHFCYLGMVLDRARRRERVLVVEKAQRDAKILLQQEVRQVERQRSIDQMSVSLAHELSQPVGAVLTNAQTGLRAIELHRVTPQELIPLLQQIEQSARHASRVIERIRSFIRPSRLPHQPVDLADVCHSASELAATDLRKNGVELLRSPPTTPVQVMGDALELTQAVLNGLRNASDALASVQHRQVRLSYGCEAPWAWLRVEDNGPGLPADQLKNATEPFFTTKAGGLGLGLSIVESIAQRHGGHLILAHAAPGGLGGATFELRLPLLCPTARTPSSCVSSDSATASEP; encoded by the coding sequence ATGAACTGGATTGACATCCCCACGGTACTGCTTGTGCTGGGTCTGCTGTACTTGATGGCACCCGCCATCACCTGGGCCGTGCTGGCTCAGGACCGCAGCCCCTCGGCGGCTTTCTGGTGTGCCGGCGGGTTGCTGTTTGGCCTGGGGATCTTCATTGCATCGTTTGCCAACCGGCTGCCTGCCATCATTGGAGTGTTTTTGACCAACGTGCTCTTTTGGGCGTCGTGCGCGCTGCGTATCCAGTCCCTGCGCTGGGATCTGCGCGAACCGCTGGCCTGGCGCTGGCTGTGGGTGCCGATCGGTATGGCGGCACTGTTTACCAGCATTACCCACTGGGGCCTGGGCTGGTATGTGATGCGCGCGTCCGTCAACACGGCACTGCTGGCTGCGGGCATGGCCTACATTGCGCTCCTGGCGCTCAGGCTTGGCCGGCAGGAGAGAAGCCGCAACGCCTTTTTTCTGGCGTGCATCTACCTTGCACTGGTGATGGCGCTCATAGTGCGGCTGGTAGAGATCCTGCTCCATCCCGGGGGCAATCCGCTGCCGGTGGCCCGCCCGGCGACCACAGCGCTGATAGCCCTGACCGGGCTGCTGACCGCCGTGGCCGGGCACTTTTGCTATCTGGGCATGGTGCTGGACCGTGCCCGCCGCCGCGAGCGCGTGCTGGTGGTAGAAAAGGCCCAGCGCGACGCCAAGATTCTGCTGCAGCAGGAGGTGCGGCAGGTCGAGCGCCAACGCAGCATCGACCAGATGTCGGTATCCCTGGCCCATGAACTCAGCCAGCCCGTGGGCGCGGTGCTCACCAACGCCCAGACTGGACTGCGGGCCATCGAACTGCATCGGGTAACGCCGCAGGAATTGATCCCACTGCTGCAGCAAATCGAACAGAGCGCCCGGCACGCCAGCCGGGTGATCGAGCGCATCCGGTCGTTCATCCGGCCATCGCGCCTCCCTCACCAGCCTGTCGATCTTGCCGACGTGTGCCACAGCGCCAGCGAACTCGCTGCAACCGACCTCCGCAAAAACGGCGTGGAATTGCTGCGCAGCCCACCCACGACCCCGGTGCAGGTCATGGGGGATGCGCTGGAATTGACACAGGCGGTGCTCAACGGATTGCGCAATGCCTCGGATGCGCTGGCATCCGTCCAGCACCGCCAGGTTCGCCTTTCGTATGGTTGCGAAGCTCCCTGGGCATGGCTGCGCGTGGAAGACAACGGCCCGGGCCTGCCGGCCGATCAGCTCAAGAACGCCACCGAACCTTTCTTCACCACCAAGGCAGGTGGCCTTGGCCTGGGGCTCAGCATTGTGGAGTCGATTGCACAGCGACATGGTGGCCACCTGATCCTGGCCCACGCGGCGCCCGGCGGTCTGGGGGGGGCTACGTTCGAGCTGCGCCTGCCGCTGCTCTGCCCGACTGCACGCACCCCCTCTTCTTGCGTTTCCTCAGATTCCGCGACAGCGTCCGAACCATGA
- a CDS encoding response regulator transcription factor has translation MNFPAPTRRVVTVSDEALAERCAKGRIVLIDDHEEVLQALTNLLSLEGYACDGYPSAIAYLAWLKRNEPVFPGPSCILSDMRLPGLDGLELLGLLGGREDMPLILMSGASGIREAVQGFRTGAVDFLVKPVETDELLGAVTKALAISAQAHDRRARGNDIAERLASLTPREETVAARVAQGETNAQIAAALCISLRSVKRIRQSAALKLGATSTAELVLKFTDGSRRL, from the coding sequence ATGAATTTCCCCGCACCCACTCGAAGGGTTGTCACTGTTTCCGATGAGGCATTGGCCGAGCGCTGCGCAAAGGGCCGCATCGTTCTGATCGACGACCATGAAGAGGTCTTGCAGGCGCTGACCAACCTGCTGAGCCTGGAGGGCTACGCCTGCGACGGCTACCCTTCGGCGATCGCTTATCTTGCATGGCTAAAACGCAACGAGCCCGTGTTTCCCGGGCCATCCTGCATCCTGAGCGACATGCGGCTACCCGGACTCGATGGACTGGAGCTGCTGGGACTGCTGGGCGGCCGCGAAGACATGCCGTTAATCCTGATGAGTGGCGCCAGCGGGATTCGCGAAGCGGTGCAAGGGTTTCGCACCGGCGCGGTGGACTTCCTCGTCAAGCCCGTGGAAACCGACGAGCTGCTGGGCGCGGTGACCAAGGCACTGGCGATCAGCGCGCAAGCACACGACCGGCGCGCCCGTGGCAACGACATTGCCGAACGGCTGGCCAGCCTGACACCGCGCGAGGAGACCGTAGCCGCCCGCGTGGCGCAGGGTGAAACCAATGCGCAGATTGCAGCGGCCCTGTGCATTTCGCTGCGCAGCGTCAAGCGCATCCGGCAATCGGCAGCGCTCAAGCTGGGCGCCACATCCACGGCAGAACTGGTGCTCAAGTTCACCGACGGCAGCCGGCGCCTGTAG
- a CDS encoding methyl-accepting chemotaxis protein, translating to MKIAHRLAVLMASVLVFLLLVGYFALEGMYHSNSALNRVYQDRVVPLQQIKSVSDAYAVSIVDTAHKVRDGAITRSQALDSISKARREVQTQWQGYLATGLGPDEKAMADKFQQLQTKADATITQLETILKSEEKAALELPEFAARTMYPALDPLQEVLGALIQLQLDGAKKEYTDAEEDFELTMVGALSLLAAAVAVSMFLGYRVARSILRQLGAEPSEASALAQSVARGDLTVPIRLHPRDTDSVMAQLKRMQESLVDVVSSVHVGAETVSSASEQIAEGNADLSARTEGQASSLEQTAAAMEEFNSSVRQNADNTREADRLAHDAYEIADKGGAVVAKVVTTMKDIHQSSARIADIIGVIDGIAFQTNILALNAAVEAARAGEQGRGFAVVASEVRTLAQRSASAAREIKDLITASVDRVAEGSTLVDQAGTTMQEVVKSIRQVNELMRQISTANSEQSQGIHQINEAVTHLDQGTQQNAALVEEMAAAASALNSKAHDLLATVNVFKLPSHRAPEPSGAAMHHLPAPQ from the coding sequence ATGAAAATCGCCCACCGCCTTGCGGTGCTCATGGCCAGCGTGCTGGTCTTCCTGTTGCTGGTCGGGTACTTCGCGCTGGAGGGCATGTACCACAGCAACAGCGCACTCAACCGGGTGTATCAAGACCGCGTGGTGCCTTTGCAGCAAATCAAGTCAGTCTCCGATGCCTATGCTGTTTCCATCGTGGACACGGCACACAAGGTACGGGATGGCGCCATCACACGGTCGCAGGCTCTGGATTCCATTTCCAAGGCGCGACGCGAGGTGCAAACGCAGTGGCAGGGCTACCTTGCCACCGGGCTGGGCCCTGACGAAAAGGCGATGGCTGACAAGTTTCAGCAACTGCAGACCAAAGCAGACGCCACCATCACCCAGCTGGAAACCATCCTCAAATCCGAAGAAAAGGCCGCGCTGGAGCTCCCTGAGTTTGCTGCCCGGACCATGTACCCCGCGCTGGACCCTTTGCAGGAGGTGCTTGGCGCGCTGATCCAGTTGCAGCTGGACGGCGCCAAAAAGGAATACACCGACGCGGAGGAAGACTTTGAACTGACCATGGTGGGTGCGCTGTCGCTGCTGGCTGCGGCGGTCGCCGTATCCATGTTTCTGGGCTACCGCGTCGCGCGCAGCATCTTGCGGCAGCTGGGCGCCGAGCCGTCCGAAGCATCTGCGTTGGCCCAAAGCGTGGCGCGGGGCGACCTGACGGTGCCCATCAGGCTTCACCCCAGAGACACCGACAGCGTGATGGCCCAGCTCAAGCGCATGCAGGAGTCACTGGTTGACGTCGTCTCCAGCGTGCACGTGGGAGCCGAAACCGTGTCGTCGGCGTCGGAGCAGATCGCCGAGGGCAACGCCGACCTGTCGGCCCGCACCGAGGGCCAGGCCAGTTCGCTGGAGCAGACGGCCGCAGCGATGGAAGAGTTCAACTCCAGCGTACGCCAGAACGCCGACAACACCCGTGAGGCCGACCGACTGGCCCACGATGCCTACGAAATCGCCGACAAGGGCGGCGCCGTGGTGGCCAAGGTCGTGACCACGATGAAGGACATCCACCAGAGCAGTGCCCGCATTGCGGACATCATTGGCGTGATCGACGGCATCGCCTTTCAGACCAACATCCTGGCCCTGAATGCAGCCGTGGAAGCGGCCCGCGCCGGCGAGCAGGGCCGCGGCTTTGCCGTGGTAGCGAGCGAAGTGCGCACCCTGGCCCAGCGCAGCGCCTCCGCCGCCAGGGAAATCAAGGACCTGATCACCGCCAGCGTGGACCGCGTGGCCGAAGGCAGCACTCTGGTGGACCAGGCCGGCACCACGATGCAGGAGGTGGTCAAGTCCATTCGCCAGGTCAATGAGCTGATGCGACAGATCAGTACCGCCAACTCCGAGCAAAGCCAGGGCATCCATCAGATCAATGAAGCCGTGACCCACCTGGACCAGGGCACCCAGCAGAACGCTGCGCTGGTCGAAGAGATGGCCGCCGCAGCCTCGGCCTTGAACAGCAAGGCCCACGACCTGCTGGCCACCGTCAACGTGTTCAAGTTGCCGTCGCACAGAGCGCCGGAGCCATCCGGTGCAGCCATGCACCACCTCCCGGCGCCGCAGTAA
- a CDS encoding flavodoxin family protein produces MAGAARAGACAAEGGTAVRLVHAQHAGPRDVMAADGYLFATPECLAAMSGLLKDFFDRSYYDVIGQVNGRPYASLICAGTDGSNAARQIARIATGWRLRPVAEPLIVCTRAQSTEEIMRTKHIGADDLTRCRELGAALATGLAMGVF; encoded by the coding sequence ATGGCCGGGGCTGCCCGCGCGGGCGCTTGCGCGGCAGAGGGAGGAACAGCCGTTCGGCTGGTGCATGCGCAGCATGCCGGGCCCAGGGACGTGATGGCAGCCGACGGTTACCTGTTTGCCACGCCCGAGTGCCTTGCAGCGATGAGCGGACTCCTCAAGGATTTCTTTGATCGCAGCTACTACGACGTGATCGGACAGGTCAATGGACGCCCCTACGCAAGCCTGATCTGTGCCGGCACCGATGGGAGCAACGCAGCCCGGCAAATTGCGCGCATCGCTACCGGCTGGCGCCTGCGCCCGGTGGCAGAGCCACTGATCGTGTGCACCCGGGCGCAATCAACCGAGGAGATCATGCGGACCAAACACATCGGAGCGGATGACCTCACGCGCTGCCGGGAACTGGGCGCAGCGCTCGCCACGGGCCTGGCGATGGGTGTTTTCTAG
- a CDS encoding exosortase H-associated membrane protein produces MSWWSGCCGFAGLPKTPVWNLLLRPMQPSPVRRFLPVALVSLLALMPLWYYLAAQFAAPVFFIAGEAFTAVFRWAQGYESKGSIGVLNTSLKVLSVQGSQVRSGTLAPAVDYRLWGYGMVIFWALLVASRPRGWGLKLLTGTAVMLPVQAISVGLQWSHDVFNRAGADVFVQTRLPGWWADVVAFLYHFNLFIFAALAPVVVWLWLDRSFVAQWRAIAAAAASRKPR; encoded by the coding sequence GACGCCAGTGTGGAACCTGCTGTTGCGCCCCATGCAGCCTAGTCCTGTCCGCCGGTTTTTGCCGGTTGCTCTGGTGAGCCTGCTCGCCCTCATGCCGCTGTGGTATTACCTTGCAGCCCAGTTTGCTGCACCGGTGTTCTTTATCGCAGGCGAGGCATTCACCGCGGTTTTTCGCTGGGCGCAGGGTTATGAGTCCAAGGGTTCCATCGGGGTGTTGAACACGAGCCTCAAGGTCTTGTCGGTGCAAGGCAGCCAGGTGCGGTCCGGCACACTTGCGCCTGCTGTGGACTACCGTTTGTGGGGTTACGGCATGGTGATCTTCTGGGCCTTGCTGGTGGCGTCCCGCCCCCGGGGCTGGGGCCTGAAACTGCTGACGGGTACCGCGGTCATGCTGCCAGTCCAGGCGATCAGCGTGGGCCTGCAGTGGAGCCACGATGTTTTCAACCGTGCGGGTGCGGATGTCTTTGTGCAGACCCGATTGCCCGGCTGGTGGGCAGACGTGGTGGCCTTTCTGTACCACTTCAACCTGTTCATCTTTGCCGCGCTGGCCCCGGTGGTGGTGTGGCTCTGGCTCGACCGAAGCTTTGTCGCCCAATGGCGGGCGATAGCGGCCGCCGCGGCCAGCCGCAAGCCCCGTTAG